A section of the Malania oleifera isolate guangnan ecotype guangnan chromosome 2, ASM2987363v1, whole genome shotgun sequence genome encodes:
- the LOC131148597 gene encoding protein CONSERVED ONLY IN THE GREEN LINEAGE 160, chloroplastic isoform X3 yields the protein MAVLNYISVTSTATPISPDSPPSPPNPRRTKVILPKKKPLKWSTGVAPGDYGGPPMTTKLRKYWGGEKDDPLTSDDFIWNRDFMSRMKRLIQDPDSSSLQTPPPEEEPSGFLSLHRVSSIDSLEVDLSKELSEPSKLVLKQQMKSPQIQISDKVSSKWKFAPTRREQDKWGRASKAATGGSDVMVRELSQSLVDPEALASQSKEQYFKLKKNLQILTLGIGGVGIASAYVSYSPEIAASYGAGLLGSLAYIRMLGSSVDSLADGAKGFVKGAVMQPRLLIPVVLVMIFNRWNGFLVPEYSLMPLELIPMLVGFFTYKIATFLQAIEDAFTIVGK from the exons ATGGCAGTTCTGAACTACATTTCAGTGACCTCCACAGCGACACCCATATCTCCAGATTCACCACCTTCACCTCCCAATCCTAGACGGACCAAAGTCATCCTCCCTAAGAAGAAGCCCCTTAAGTGGTCCACCGGTGTTGCCCCCGGCGATTACGGTGGCCCGCCGATGACTACGAAGCTTCGCAAGTACTGGGGTGGCGAGAAAGATGACCCCTTAACTTCCGACGACTTCATATGGAACAGGGACTTCATGAGTCGCATGAAAAGATTGATTCAGGACCCTGACTCTTCCTCCCTGCAAACCCCTCCTCCAGAG GAGGAGCCTTCTGGTTTTCTCAGCTTACATAGAGTCTCGAGCATTGACAG TTTGGAGGTTGATCTAAGCAAGGAACTTTCAGAACCCTCAAAGCTTGTGTTGAAACAGCAAATGAAATCACCTCAA ATTCAGATCAGTGACAAAGTTTCATCAAAATGGAAATTCGCACCAACACGACGTGAGCAAGATAAGTGGGGTAGAGCAAGTAAGGCAGCAACTGGAGGCAGT GATGTGATGGTTCGGGAATTAAGCCAGTCTCTAGTGGACCCGGAGGCATTGGCTTCTCAGTCAAAGGAGCAGTATTTTAAG TTGAAGAAAAATTTGCAAATCCTCACACTGGGTATAGGTGGTGTTGGAATAGCGTCAGCTTATGTTTCTTATTCTCCTGAAATTGCAGCTAG CTATGGTGCTGGATTGCTTGGTTCCTTGGCGTACATACGCATGCTTGGGAGTAGTGTGGATTCTCTTGCAGATGGAGCTAAGGGGTTTGTCAA AGGAGCAGTTATGCAGCCAAGGCTATTGATTCCTGTTGTGTTGGTCATGATCTTTAACCGGTGGAATGG GTTTCTTGTTCCAGAATACAGTTTGATGCCCCTAGAATTGATACCAATGCTAGTGGGTTTTTTCACGTACAAGATTGCCACATTCCTCCAAGCAATAGAGGATGCATTTACTATAGTTGGGAAATAG
- the LOC131148597 gene encoding protein CONSERVED ONLY IN THE GREEN LINEAGE 160, chloroplastic isoform X4 gives MAVLNYISVTSTATPISPDSPPSPPNPRRTKVILPKKKPLKWSTGVAPGDYGGPPMTTKLRKYWGGEKDDPLTSDDFIWNRDFMSRMKRLIQDPDSSSLQTPPPEEEPSGFLSLHRVSSIDSLEVDLSKELSEPSKLVLKQQMKSPQISDKVSSKWKFAPTRREQDKWGRASKAATGGSDVMVRELSQSLVDPEALASQSKEQYFKLKKNLQILTLGIGGVGIASAYVSYSPEIAASYGAGLLGSLAYIRMLGSSVDSLADGAKGFVKGAVMQPRLLIPVVLVMIFNRWNGFLVPEYSLMPLELIPMLVGFFTYKIATFLQAIEDAFTIVGK, from the exons ATGGCAGTTCTGAACTACATTTCAGTGACCTCCACAGCGACACCCATATCTCCAGATTCACCACCTTCACCTCCCAATCCTAGACGGACCAAAGTCATCCTCCCTAAGAAGAAGCCCCTTAAGTGGTCCACCGGTGTTGCCCCCGGCGATTACGGTGGCCCGCCGATGACTACGAAGCTTCGCAAGTACTGGGGTGGCGAGAAAGATGACCCCTTAACTTCCGACGACTTCATATGGAACAGGGACTTCATGAGTCGCATGAAAAGATTGATTCAGGACCCTGACTCTTCCTCCCTGCAAACCCCTCCTCCAGAG GAGGAGCCTTCTGGTTTTCTCAGCTTACATAGAGTCTCGAGCATTGACAG TTTGGAGGTTGATCTAAGCAAGGAACTTTCAGAACCCTCAAAGCTTGTGTTGAAACAGCAAATGAAATCACCTCAA ATCAGTGACAAAGTTTCATCAAAATGGAAATTCGCACCAACACGACGTGAGCAAGATAAGTGGGGTAGAGCAAGTAAGGCAGCAACTGGAGGCAGT GATGTGATGGTTCGGGAATTAAGCCAGTCTCTAGTGGACCCGGAGGCATTGGCTTCTCAGTCAAAGGAGCAGTATTTTAAG TTGAAGAAAAATTTGCAAATCCTCACACTGGGTATAGGTGGTGTTGGAATAGCGTCAGCTTATGTTTCTTATTCTCCTGAAATTGCAGCTAG CTATGGTGCTGGATTGCTTGGTTCCTTGGCGTACATACGCATGCTTGGGAGTAGTGTGGATTCTCTTGCAGATGGAGCTAAGGGGTTTGTCAA AGGAGCAGTTATGCAGCCAAGGCTATTGATTCCTGTTGTGTTGGTCATGATCTTTAACCGGTGGAATGG GTTTCTTGTTCCAGAATACAGTTTGATGCCCCTAGAATTGATACCAATGCTAGTGGGTTTTTTCACGTACAAGATTGCCACATTCCTCCAAGCAATAGAGGATGCATTTACTATAGTTGGGAAATAG